One Streptomyces sp. NBC_00554 DNA segment encodes these proteins:
- a CDS encoding ABC transporter permease, which produces MAAVVVLVPVLVALALWAFAWPAARTAPRDLPLGVAGSVSATAPVEKQLARQDGAFEIHRYADEAAAREAIEDRNVYGAIVVTEQGPKLLTASAASPLVAQLLQQAVAGQAPEGTTVTTTDVVPAPAEDPRGAALTSSVLPMALAGVAAGVVATLLGLRGVRAVGALTGAAVLVGVVSAAIAHSWLGVLSGDWWAEAGALSLSTLAVSGAVAGLAALAGRPGIGLGGFLIILLGNPFSGASSAPEMLPEPVGTIGQWLPPGAGASLLRSVSFFDGAAAIGPALTLAWWATLGLGAVLLGDALKRRRTTTPETVTAREPALVN; this is translated from the coding sequence ATGGCCGCCGTGGTCGTGCTGGTCCCCGTACTGGTGGCTCTCGCCCTGTGGGCCTTCGCCTGGCCGGCCGCCCGTACCGCGCCCCGCGACCTGCCGCTGGGCGTGGCGGGTTCCGTGTCCGCGACCGCCCCGGTCGAGAAGCAACTCGCCCGGCAGGACGGTGCCTTCGAGATCCACCGCTACGCCGACGAGGCGGCCGCCCGGGAGGCCATCGAGGACCGGAACGTATACGGCGCGATCGTCGTCACCGAGCAGGGCCCCAAGCTGCTCACGGCGTCCGCGGCGAGCCCGCTCGTCGCCCAGCTGCTCCAGCAGGCGGTGGCCGGCCAGGCCCCGGAGGGTACGACCGTGACGACCACCGATGTCGTCCCCGCCCCCGCCGAGGACCCGCGCGGCGCCGCCCTCACCTCGAGCGTGCTCCCGATGGCGCTGGCCGGGGTGGCCGCGGGCGTCGTCGCCACCCTGCTCGGTCTGCGCGGTGTCCGCGCCGTCGGCGCGCTGACCGGAGCGGCCGTCCTCGTCGGCGTGGTGTCCGCCGCGATCGCGCACAGCTGGCTGGGTGTTCTCTCCGGCGACTGGTGGGCCGAGGCCGGCGCGCTGAGCCTGTCGACGCTGGCGGTGAGCGGCGCCGTCGCAGGGCTTGCGGCGCTCGCCGGACGTCCCGGTATCGGACTCGGAGGGTTCCTGATCATCCTGCTCGGCAACCCCTTCTCCGGCGCGTCCTCCGCCCCGGAGATGCTTCCCGAACCGGTCGGCACGATCGGCCAGTGGCTGCCGCCGGGCGCGGGCGCTTCGCTGCTCCGCTCGGTGTCGTTCTTCGACGGCGCCGCCGCGATCGGGCCCGCGCTGACCCTGGCCTGGTGGGCCACGCTCGGCCTGGGAGCGGTACTGCTGGGCGACGCGCTCAAGCGACGCCGGACGACCACCCCCGAGACGGTCACCGCGCGGGAGCCCGCGCTGGTGAACTGA
- a CDS encoding TetR/AcrR family transcriptional regulator, translating to MARVSQEHLDARRRQILDGAALCFARNGFHATSMQDVLKEVDLSAGAVYRYFSGKEELIGAIVTEVLDEIRDTFEAAARQRPIPPPDVLMGSVMNNILNMKPGLMHEGQSVFPRLVVQVWTETLRNEDLSRVINEGYAKVRAAWVKVVEGYQDAGMMRADVPPESVARIMIALAQGFAAQMALFGAVPVEVLREGLRGLMSMGEPGSRS from the coding sequence ATGGCCCGCGTATCCCAGGAACACCTCGACGCCCGTCGCCGCCAGATCCTCGACGGCGCGGCCCTCTGCTTCGCCCGCAACGGGTTCCATGCCACGTCGATGCAGGACGTGCTGAAGGAGGTCGACCTCTCCGCGGGAGCCGTGTACCGCTACTTCAGCGGCAAGGAGGAGCTGATCGGTGCCATCGTCACCGAGGTCCTCGACGAGATCCGCGACACATTCGAGGCGGCAGCCCGGCAGCGCCCGATCCCACCGCCCGACGTGCTCATGGGATCGGTCATGAACAACATCCTGAACATGAAGCCGGGGCTCATGCACGAGGGGCAGTCGGTCTTCCCCCGGCTGGTGGTCCAGGTGTGGACCGAGACCCTGCGCAACGAGGACCTGTCGAGGGTCATCAACGAGGGCTACGCCAAGGTCCGCGCCGCCTGGGTCAAGGTGGTCGAGGGCTACCAGGACGCGGGCATGATGCGTGCCGACGTACCGCCCGAAAGCGTCGCCCGGATCATGATCGCCCTGGCTCAGGGGTTCGCCGCGCAAATGGCGCTGTTCGGTGCCGTGCCCGTCGAGGTGTTGCGGGAGGGACTGAGGGGTCTGATGAGCATGGGGGAGCCCGGCTCGCGGTCATGA
- a CDS encoding urease subunit gamma has product MQLTPHEQERLLIHVAADVAEKRRARGLKLNHPEAIALITSHILEGARDGRTVAELMSSGRKILNRDDVMEGIPEMIHDVQVEATFPDGTKLVTVHDPIV; this is encoded by the coding sequence GTGCAACTGACACCGCACGAGCAGGAGAGGCTGCTGATTCATGTGGCCGCCGACGTGGCCGAGAAGCGGCGGGCCCGCGGGCTGAAACTGAACCACCCCGAGGCCATCGCCCTCATCACGTCGCACATCCTCGAAGGCGCGCGCGACGGCCGCACCGTCGCGGAACTGATGTCCTCCGGACGCAAGATCCTCAACCGGGACGACGTCATGGAGGGCATCCCCGAGATGATCCACGACGTCCAGGTCGAGGCGACCTTCCCGGACGGCACCAAGCTCGTCACCGTCCACGATCCGATCGTCTGA
- a CDS encoding urease subunit beta, with protein sequence MIPGEILFADGPVAFNEGREVTRLTVLNAADRPVQVGSHYHFAEANPGLEFDRAAARGKRLNVAAGTAVRFEPGIPVDVELVPLAGARVVPGLRGETGGALDA encoded by the coding sequence ATGATTCCCGGAGAGATCCTGTTCGCCGACGGGCCCGTCGCCTTCAACGAAGGCCGTGAGGTCACCCGGCTGACCGTCCTCAACGCCGCCGACCGGCCCGTCCAGGTCGGCTCCCACTACCACTTCGCCGAGGCCAATCCCGGTCTGGAATTCGACCGTGCCGCCGCGCGCGGCAAGCGGCTCAACGTCGCCGCCGGCACCGCCGTGCGCTTCGAGCCCGGGATCCCCGTCGACGTCGAACTCGTTCCGCTCGCCGGTGCCCGCGTGGTGCCCGGACTGCGCGGGGAGACCGGAGGTGCCCTCGATGCCTGA
- a CDS encoding urease subunit alpha, producing MPELSRAAYADLFGPTTGDRIRLADTDLLIEIEEDRSGGPGLAGDEAVFGGGKVIRESMGQARATRADGTPDTVITGAVIVDHWGIIKADVGMRDGRVTGIGKAGNPDTMDGVHPDLVIGPETEIIAGNGRILTAGAIDAHVHLICPQIADEALSAGITTLIGGGTGPAEGSKATTVTPGPWHLARMLEAMEEYPLNFGLLGKGNTVSRDAMMSQIRGGALGLKIHEDWGSTPAAIDAALTVADRTGIQVAIHTDTLNESGFVGDTLAAIAGRGIHAYHTEGAGGGHAPDIMTVVSEPHVLPSSTNPTRPYTVNTAEEHLDMLMVCHHLNPAVPEDLAFAESRIRPSTIGAEDILHDLGAISIISSDAQAMGRVGEVIMRTWQTAHVMKRRRGALPGDGRADNHRVRRYVAKYTINPALAQGLAREVGSVETGKLADLVLWEPAFFGVKPHLVIKGGQIAYAQMGDANASIPTPQPVLPRPMFGAIGRAPASNSFNFVAPLAIEDGLPERLSLGKRFVAIESTRAVTKADMRENDARPHVRIDPDSFAVHIDGELVEATPAAELPMAQRYFLF from the coding sequence ATGCCTGAGCTCTCGCGTGCCGCGTACGCCGACCTGTTCGGCCCCACCACCGGCGACCGTATCCGGCTCGCCGACACCGACCTGCTGATCGAGATCGAGGAGGATCGTTCCGGCGGTCCTGGACTCGCCGGTGACGAGGCGGTGTTCGGCGGTGGCAAGGTCATCCGCGAATCCATGGGGCAGGCGCGCGCTACGCGCGCAGACGGCACCCCGGACACGGTCATCACGGGCGCGGTGATCGTCGACCACTGGGGGATCATCAAGGCCGATGTGGGTATGCGCGACGGCCGGGTCACCGGCATCGGCAAGGCGGGCAACCCGGACACCATGGACGGCGTGCACCCCGATCTGGTCATCGGTCCGGAGACCGAGATCATCGCGGGCAACGGGCGGATCCTGACCGCGGGTGCCATCGACGCGCACGTCCACCTGATCTGTCCGCAGATCGCCGACGAGGCGCTGTCCGCCGGAATTACCACGCTGATCGGCGGCGGCACCGGTCCTGCCGAGGGCTCGAAGGCGACGACGGTCACGCCCGGCCCCTGGCATCTGGCGCGGATGCTGGAGGCGATGGAGGAGTACCCGCTCAACTTCGGCCTGCTCGGCAAGGGCAACACCGTCTCGCGCGACGCCATGATGTCCCAGATCCGCGGCGGCGCCCTCGGCCTCAAGATCCACGAGGACTGGGGGTCCACGCCCGCCGCCATCGACGCCGCGCTGACCGTCGCCGACCGGACCGGCATCCAGGTCGCCATCCACACCGACACGCTGAATGAGTCCGGCTTCGTCGGCGACACCCTCGCCGCCATCGCCGGACGCGGCATCCACGCGTACCACACCGAGGGCGCGGGCGGCGGGCACGCACCCGACATCATGACCGTGGTCTCCGAACCGCACGTGCTGCCCAGCTCCACCAACCCGACCCGGCCCTACACCGTCAACACCGCCGAGGAACACCTCGACATGCTGATGGTGTGCCACCACCTGAACCCGGCGGTCCCCGAGGACCTGGCCTTCGCCGAGTCCCGGATCCGGCCGTCGACGATCGGGGCCGAGGACATCCTGCACGACCTCGGCGCCATCTCGATCATCTCCTCGGACGCCCAGGCCATGGGCCGGGTCGGCGAGGTCATCATGCGGACCTGGCAGACCGCGCACGTGATGAAGCGGCGCCGAGGGGCGCTCCCCGGTGACGGCCGTGCGGACAACCACCGTGTACGTCGCTATGTCGCCAAGTACACGATCAACCCGGCGCTTGCGCAGGGCCTCGCCCGCGAGGTCGGCTCCGTCGAGACCGGCAAGCTCGCCGACCTCGTGCTGTGGGAGCCCGCGTTCTTCGGGGTCAAGCCGCACCTCGTCATCAAGGGCGGGCAGATCGCGTACGCGCAGATGGGCGACGCCAACGCGTCCATCCCGACGCCGCAGCCGGTGCTGCCGCGGCCGATGTTCGGGGCGATCGGGCGGGCGCCGGCGTCCAACTCGTTCAACTTCGTCGCCCCGCTCGCCATCGAGGACGGGCTGCCCGAGCGGCTCTCGCTCGGCAAGCGCTTCGTCGCCATCGAGTCGACGCGCGCGGTCACCAAGGCGGACATGCGTGAGAACGACGCGCGTCCACACGTCCGGATCGACCCCGACAGCTTCGCCGTGCACATCGACGGGGAGCTGGTCGAGGCGACTCCGGCCGCCGAACTGCCCATGGCCCAGCGTTACTTCCTCTTCTGA
- a CDS encoding urease accessory protein UreF, whose product MSRAALLVLADGRFPAGGHAHSGGAEAAVKAGRITGAASLEDFCRGRLHTAGLVSASLAAAAAIGVDPVALDVAADARTPSPALRVAARRLGRQLMRAARATWPSAELDLLAREFPKGAHQPVVLGLAARAAGLGAEDAAYCSVYEAVSGPATASVRLLSLDPFDATGALARLAPELDLVARAAADAARLAIDFGVDALPAASAPLLEIGAEAHAAWPVRLFAS is encoded by the coding sequence ATGTCCAGGGCAGCGCTTCTCGTCCTGGCCGACGGCCGCTTTCCCGCCGGAGGGCACGCGCACTCCGGCGGGGCCGAGGCGGCCGTCAAGGCCGGGCGCATCACGGGTGCGGCGAGTCTTGAGGACTTCTGCCGGGGGCGGCTGCACACGGCGGGGCTCGTGTCGGCCTCGCTGGCCGCGGCCGCTGCGATCGGGGTCGATCCGGTGGCGCTGGACGTGGCCGCGGATGCCCGTACGCCGTCGCCCGCGTTGCGGGTTGCCGCGCGGCGTCTTGGTCGGCAGTTGATGCGGGCGGCTCGGGCGACGTGGCCCTCCGCCGAACTCGACTTGCTGGCGCGGGAGTTTCCCAAGGGGGCGCATCAGCCGGTGGTGCTTGGGCTGGCCGCGCGGGCTGCGGGGCTTGGGGCGGAGGATGCCGCGTACTGCTCCGTGTACGAGGCGGTCAGTGGGCCGGCTACGGCGTCGGTGCGGTTGCTCAGTCTGGATCCGTTCGATGCCACCGGGGCGTTGGCTCGGCTTGCGCCGGAGCTGGATCTCGTGGCGAGGGCTGCTGCCGACGCTGCTCGCCTTGCGATCGACTTCGGGGTGGACGCGCTGCCTGCGGCTTCCGCGCCGTTGCTGGAGATTGGTGCGGAGGCGCATGCGGCCTGGCCTGTACGTCTGTTCGCGTCGTAG
- the ureG gene encoding urease accessory protein UreG — MHLDHSHDGPSALSADAHRPDGTRRALRIGLGGPVGSGKTATVAALCRALREELSLAVVTNDIYTREDAEFLLREAVLPPERITAVETGACPHTAIRDDISANLEAVEDLEDEVGPLDLILVESGGDNLTATFSKGLVDAQIFVIDVAGGDDIPRKGGPGVTTADLLVVNKTDLAPYVGSDLGRMAADAKTQRAELPVVFQSLRAEGGVADVAAWVRERLAAWTA; from the coding sequence ATGCACCTCGACCACTCCCACGACGGGCCCTCCGCTCTCAGCGCCGACGCCCACCGTCCCGATGGCACCCGTCGTGCCCTTCGTATAGGGCTCGGTGGGCCGGTCGGCTCGGGCAAGACCGCGACCGTCGCCGCGCTCTGCCGGGCTCTGCGCGAGGAGTTGTCCCTTGCCGTTGTCACGAACGACATTTACACGCGTGAGGACGCCGAGTTCCTGTTGCGTGAGGCGGTGCTGCCGCCCGAGCGGATCACTGCAGTGGAGACGGGGGCCTGCCCGCACACGGCGATCCGGGACGACATCTCCGCCAACCTCGAAGCGGTCGAGGATCTGGAGGACGAGGTCGGGCCGCTGGACCTCATCCTCGTCGAGTCCGGGGGCGACAACCTGACCGCGACCTTCTCCAAGGGGCTGGTCGACGCGCAGATCTTCGTGATCGACGTGGCGGGCGGGGACGACATTCCGCGCAAGGGCGGGCCCGGGGTGACCACGGCCGACCTGTTGGTGGTCAACAAGACCGACCTGGCGCCGTACGTCGGGTCCGATCTGGGGCGGATGGCGGCCGACGCGAAGACGCAGCGGGCCGAACTGCCTGTGGTGTTCCAGTCGTTGCGGGCCGAGGGCGGGGTCGCGGACGTCGCCGCGTGGGTGCGGGAGCGGCTCGCCGCGTGGACGGCATGA
- a CDS encoding urease accessory protein UreD, producing the protein MTTGVRATARIGARDDGRGGTSLPVLEGDGPLALRRTRGVGSEARVMLVGAMSGPLGGDHFTVEAEAAAGARLHIGSAAATIALPGQAKGESRYDVRLKVADGGELRWLPEQLISANGSDLYVSSRIELAAGARLVFREEQVLGRAGEEPGRLSSRLTVRLDGRPLLDQELSCGPGAPGGWDGPAVLAGHRALGQLLVVRPEFADVPVQARLLGEYASLMPLAGPAVLVTALASDALRLRRVLDEALSSLG; encoded by the coding sequence ATGACGACGGGGGTACGGGCCACCGCGCGGATCGGGGCGCGGGACGACGGCCGGGGCGGTACCTCCCTGCCGGTGCTCGAGGGGGACGGGCCGCTCGCCCTGCGGCGCACCCGGGGCGTGGGATCCGAGGCGCGGGTCATGCTCGTCGGCGCGATGAGCGGCCCGCTCGGCGGTGACCACTTCACCGTGGAGGCGGAGGCCGCGGCCGGGGCCCGGCTGCACATCGGGTCGGCGGCCGCCACCATCGCCCTGCCGGGGCAGGCCAAGGGCGAGTCGCGCTACGACGTGCGCCTGAAGGTGGCCGACGGGGGTGAGCTGCGTTGGCTGCCCGAGCAGTTGATCTCCGCCAACGGGAGTGATCTGTACGTCTCCTCGCGGATCGAGCTGGCGGCGGGAGCCCGGCTGGTCTTCCGGGAGGAGCAGGTACTCGGTCGAGCGGGTGAGGAACCCGGTCGGCTCAGCAGCCGTCTCACTGTGCGGCTCGACGGACGGCCGTTGCTGGATCAGGAGCTGTCCTGCGGACCGGGCGCCCCCGGCGGCTGGGACGGTCCCGCGGTCCTGGCAGGGCATCGTGCGCTGGGGCAACTGCTCGTCGTACGCCCGGAGTTCGCAGACGTACCGGTGCAGGCGCGGCTCCTTGGCGAGTACGCCTCGCTCATGCCGCTCGCCGGTCCCGCCGTGCTCGTGACCGCGCTGGCGTCGGACGCGCTGCGGCTGCGGCGGGTGCTGGACGAGGCGCTGAGTTCGCTCGGCTGA
- a CDS encoding alpha/beta hydrolase has protein sequence MRGIRPTKRVTALGSAGALVTATLIAGAVAAPSATADAGHGQDREARGAAIAADRAAKAGIDWQDCPADWGFVKPIQCGWVTVPLDYAHPNGKKIKLAVDRIGNTGTQAERQGALVYNPGGPGGSGMRFPTRVTNKNPIWANTAKAYDFVGFDPRGVGHSAPISCIDPQEFVKAPKADPVPDSEADKRAQRKLAAEYADGCAERSGDMLPQMTTPNTVRDLDVIRAALGERKLNFLGVSYGTYIGAVYGTMYPTHVRRMVVDSVVNPSREKIWYEANLDQDVAFEGRWKDWEDWVAKNDATFHLGDTRAEVQDQWLKLRATAKANPIGGVVGPAELIGFFQSAPYYDSSWVPVATVFSQYVAGDTQAIVDAAAPDLSDTAGNASAENGNAVYTAVECTDAKWPTSWKKWDRDNTRLNKDYPFMTWANAWLNLPCATWPAKQQTPVNVKTGKGLPAVLIVQSTNDAATPYEGAVELHQRFKGSRLITEKDAGSHGVTGLVNPCINTRVDTYLLTGKTDAADVTCAPHATPKP, from the coding sequence TTGAGGGGCATCAGACCGACGAAACGGGTGACAGCGCTCGGTTCGGCCGGAGCGCTCGTCACGGCGACCCTGATAGCCGGAGCCGTGGCGGCTCCGTCGGCCACCGCCGACGCAGGCCACGGGCAGGACCGCGAGGCCCGCGGAGCGGCGATCGCTGCGGACCGGGCCGCCAAGGCCGGGATCGACTGGCAGGACTGTCCGGCCGACTGGGGCTTCGTGAAGCCGATCCAGTGCGGCTGGGTGACCGTCCCGCTCGACTACGCCCACCCGAACGGCAAGAAGATCAAGCTCGCCGTCGACCGCATCGGGAACACGGGCACGCAGGCGGAGCGCCAGGGCGCCCTCGTCTACAACCCGGGCGGCCCCGGCGGCTCCGGCATGCGTTTCCCGACCCGGGTGACCAACAAGAACCCGATCTGGGCGAACACGGCGAAGGCGTACGACTTCGTGGGCTTCGACCCGCGCGGTGTCGGCCACTCGGCGCCCATCTCCTGCATCGACCCGCAGGAGTTCGTGAAGGCGCCCAAGGCCGACCCCGTGCCGGACTCCGAGGCGGACAAGCGTGCCCAGCGCAAGCTTGCCGCCGAGTACGCGGACGGCTGCGCCGAGCGCAGCGGCGACATGCTGCCGCAGATGACCACGCCGAACACCGTGCGCGACCTGGACGTCATCCGGGCCGCACTCGGCGAGAGGAAGCTCAACTTCCTGGGCGTCTCCTACGGCACGTACATCGGCGCCGTCTACGGCACGATGTACCCGACGCACGTCCGGCGCATGGTCGTCGACAGTGTCGTCAACCCGTCGCGCGAGAAGATCTGGTACGAGGCCAACCTCGATCAGGATGTCGCGTTCGAGGGCCGCTGGAAGGACTGGGAGGACTGGGTCGCCAAGAACGACGCGACCTTCCACCTCGGCGACACCCGGGCCGAGGTGCAGGACCAGTGGCTGAAGCTGCGGGCCACCGCGAAGGCGAACCCGATCGGCGGGGTCGTCGGTCCCGCCGAGCTCATCGGCTTCTTCCAGAGCGCCCCGTACTACGACTCCTCGTGGGTGCCGGTCGCCACGGTGTTCAGCCAGTACGTCGCCGGTGACACGCAGGCGATCGTCGACGCCGCCGCCCCCGACCTGTCGGACACCGCGGGCAACGCCTCCGCGGAGAACGGCAACGCCGTCTACACGGCCGTCGAGTGCACCGACGCCAAGTGGCCCACCAGCTGGAAGAAGTGGGACCGGGACAACACGCGGCTCAACAAGGACTACCCGTTCATGACCTGGGCCAACGCGTGGCTGAACCTGCCCTGCGCGACCTGGCCGGCGAAGCAGCAGACCCCGGTCAACGTGAAGACCGGCAAGGGCCTGCCTGCTGTCCTGATCGTGCAGTCCACCAATGACGCCGCCACCCCGTACGAGGGCGCCGTCGAACTGCACCAGCGTTTCAAGGGCTCCCGCCTGATCACCGAGAAGGACGCGGGCTCGCACGGCGTGACCGGCCTGGTCAACCCGTGCATCAACACGCGGGTGGACACCTACCTGCTCACCGGGAAGACGGACGCGGCCGATGTGACGTGCGCGCCGCACGCCACGCCCAAGCCGTAA
- a CDS encoding NAD-dependent epimerase/dehydratase family protein → MRRAVVIGATGQIGRAAVGALARDGWEVTAASLGGGRDGTWPEEVRSARLDRADDAALAEVIGDGCDVLVDMVAYGAEHARQLAGLADRVGSAVVISSVSVYEDDKGRGFDTQSEPDGFPEYPVPIPESLRTVRPGDDTYSSRKAALEHELLAAADQLPTTLLRAGAIHGPYCRTPRELYVVKRNLDSRRRRILAFGGTSRFHPASVHNIAELIRLAAARPGPRVLNACDPEAPTVAEICAAIDAVMGVETESVLVDGPPPAPTVGDTPWTVPAPMVCDMSAAERELGYRPVVEYAESLPETVASIDRQLAGRDWREAYPKMFQAYGDLFDYAAEDAWSAT, encoded by the coding sequence ATGAGACGTGCTGTAGTGATCGGAGCGACAGGGCAGATCGGACGCGCGGCCGTGGGCGCGCTCGCGCGGGACGGCTGGGAGGTGACGGCCGCCTCGCTCGGCGGCGGCCGGGACGGAACCTGGCCGGAGGAAGTGCGCTCCGCGCGGCTCGACCGGGCGGACGACGCGGCGCTGGCCGAGGTGATCGGCGACGGCTGCGACGTGCTCGTCGACATGGTCGCCTACGGGGCGGAACACGCACGGCAGTTGGCAGGGCTCGCCGATCGCGTCGGCTCGGCAGTGGTGATCTCCAGCGTGTCGGTGTACGAGGACGACAAGGGCCGCGGTTTCGACACCCAGTCCGAGCCGGACGGGTTCCCCGAGTACCCGGTGCCGATCCCCGAGAGCCTGCGCACCGTGCGGCCCGGTGACGACACGTACAGCAGCCGAAAGGCCGCGCTGGAGCACGAACTCCTCGCGGCCGCCGACCAGTTGCCGACGACCCTGCTGCGCGCGGGCGCCATCCACGGCCCGTACTGCCGCACACCCCGCGAGCTGTATGTCGTCAAGCGCAACCTCGACAGCCGGCGCAGACGGATCCTCGCGTTCGGCGGCACGAGCCGCTTCCATCCGGCGAGCGTCCACAACATCGCCGAGCTGATCCGCCTGGCTGCCGCGCGGCCGGGGCCGCGTGTCCTCAACGCCTGCGATCCCGAGGCGCCCACGGTGGCCGAGATCTGCGCGGCGATCGACGCCGTGATGGGCGTCGAGACGGAGAGCGTTCTGGTGGACGGCCCGCCGCCCGCTCCGACCGTGGGTGACACCCCGTGGACCGTTCCGGCTCCCATGGTCTGCGACATGTCGGCGGCCGAACGGGAGTTGGGCTACCGCCCGGTGGTGGAGTACGCCGAGTCGCTGCCGGAGACGGTCGCGTCGATCGATCGCCAACTGGCCGGACGGGACTGGCGGGAGGCGTATCCCAAGATGTTCCAGGCGTACGGGGATCTCTTCGACTACGCCGCCGAGGACGCCTGGTCGGCGACATGA
- a CDS encoding 1-acyl-sn-glycerol-3-phosphate acyltransferase, whose amino-acid sequence MFYYVLKYVLLGPLLRLVFRPRIEGLEHIPSSGAAIVAGNHLSFSDHFLMPAILKRRITFLAKAEYFTGPGIRGRLIAAFFRSAGQIPVDRSGKDAGQAAIREGLGVLAKDELLGIYPEGTRSHDGRLYKGKVGVAVMALKAQAPVIPCAMIGTFEAQPPGRKIPKIHPVAIRFGKPLDFSRYAGMENEKAILRAITDEIMYAILTLSEQEYVDQYAAVVKAEEAAERAENARKFPRLPLS is encoded by the coding sequence ATGTTCTACTACGTGCTCAAATACGTGCTTCTGGGTCCGCTGTTGAGACTGGTCTTCCGGCCTCGGATCGAGGGTCTTGAGCACATCCCGTCGTCGGGGGCGGCCATCGTCGCCGGCAACCATCTGTCCTTCTCGGACCACTTCCTGATGCCCGCGATCCTCAAGCGCCGCATCACCTTCCTCGCGAAGGCCGAGTACTTCACGGGCCCCGGCATCAGGGGCCGGCTGATCGCCGCCTTCTTCCGCAGCGCCGGGCAGATCCCGGTGGACCGCTCGGGCAAGGACGCGGGCCAGGCCGCGATCCGCGAGGGGCTCGGCGTCCTGGCCAAGGACGAACTGCTGGGCATCTACCCGGAGGGCACCCGCTCCCACGACGGCCGCCTCTACAAGGGCAAGGTCGGCGTCGCGGTGATGGCGCTGAAGGCCCAGGCACCCGTCATCCCCTGCGCGATGATCGGCACCTTCGAGGCCCAGCCGCCGGGCCGGAAGATCCCGAAGATCCACCCCGTCGCCATCCGCTTCGGCAAGCCCCTCGACTTCTCCCGCTACGCCGGGATGGAGAACGAGAAGGCCATCCTGCGCGCCATCACCGACGAGATCATGTACGCCATCCTCACCCTCTCCGAGCAGGAGTACGTCGACCAGTACGCGGCCGTCGTCAAGGCCGAGGAGGCAGCGGAGCGCGCGGAGAACGCCCGCAAGTTCCCACGGCTGCCGCTGAGTTGA